One window from the genome of Trichocoleus desertorum ATA4-8-CV12 encodes:
- a CDS encoding dienelactone hydrolase family protein, translated as MADQEIQTQQVEISSGDLAIAAYLAQPSATGTFPGVVVLQEIFGVNSHIRDVTERIAKQGYVAIAPALYQRQAPGFETGYTPEDIQVGREYKDKTKASELLGDIQAAINYLKSLPNVVGDRIGCIGFCFGGHVAYLAATLPDIKATASFYGAGIATMTPGGSLPTVSRTGEIQGSLYAFFGEQDTSIPPEQVQKIEAALKLHQIPHQVFRYPEAEHGFFCDQRASYNSEAAQDAWPKVLQLFETTLKAAS; from the coding sequence ATGGCAGATCAAGAAATTCAAACTCAACAGGTCGAGATTTCTAGCGGTGACTTAGCGATCGCCGCTTATCTAGCTCAGCCCAGCGCTACCGGGACGTTTCCTGGCGTTGTGGTACTGCAAGAAATTTTTGGCGTGAACTCGCATATCCGGGATGTGACTGAGCGGATCGCGAAACAAGGATATGTCGCGATCGCCCCTGCTTTGTACCAGCGCCAAGCACCGGGATTTGAAACGGGCTATACACCAGAAGACATTCAAGTTGGCAGAGAGTACAAGGACAAAACCAAAGCCAGCGAGCTGCTGGGCGATATTCAAGCCGCGATTAACTATCTGAAGAGCTTGCCCAATGTGGTAGGCGATCGCATTGGCTGTATTGGTTTCTGCTTTGGCGGTCATGTGGCTTACCTAGCAGCAACTTTACCCGACATTAAAGCCACTGCTTCCTTCTACGGCGCTGGGATTGCTACGATGACTCCAGGGGGTAGTCTGCCCACCGTCAGCCGCACAGGTGAAATTCAAGGGAGCCTGTACGCCTTCTTTGGCGAGCAAGATACTAGTATTCCTCCAGAGCAAGTGCAAAAGATCGAAGCTGCTCTCAAGTTGCATCAAATTCCGCATCAGGTCTTCCGCTACCCCGAAGCTGAACACGGCTTCTTCTGTGATCAGCGAGCCAGCTACAACTCAGAGGCCGCTCAAGATGCTTGGCCGAAAGTGCTGCAACTATTTGAGACAACCCTAAAAGCTGCTAGCTAG
- a CDS encoding serine/threonine protein kinase, protein MLQADQVLQERYQLKQKLGQNAGRQTWLAEDLQVAPPEPVIIKLLTFGGDVQWDDLKLFEREAQVLKQLDHPRIPKCRDSFAIDDRTLWFGLVQDYIPGDSLKDLLNKGKKFTETEVRKIAVSVLKILIYLHALNPPVLHRDIKPSNLIWGDDQNVYLVDFGAVQDRATAEGATFTVVGTYGYAPMEQFGGRTVPASDLYALGATLVHLLTGVAPADLPQSDLTIEFRDRTSASDRLLTWIGKFIEPSLKQRFSQAQQALDALKSGSLSNTTSRKLSPPTSTGVKVQRTKKQLMIVLPPIKQPFWATPGAQVQSWSRAVVALLMGSMTLPFFIFFFAPSLPGFAIFSGIFLPVLFSYFLNVSDQEKILITQGIFSIQVWRSNRWIASKRQDSSKEIQDVFQSLQILPDSNKAKEMVTIQTQTERFSFGLGLSGVECVWIAQEIKSWLGLERR, encoded by the coding sequence ATGTTGCAAGCAGACCAGGTGCTTCAGGAGCGCTACCAACTCAAACAAAAACTAGGGCAGAATGCAGGACGGCAAACCTGGCTGGCTGAGGATTTACAAGTAGCGCCCCCAGAGCCTGTGATTATCAAGCTCCTCACTTTTGGCGGGGATGTGCAGTGGGATGACTTGAAGCTGTTTGAACGCGAAGCCCAAGTTCTGAAGCAACTCGATCACCCCCGCATCCCCAAGTGCCGAGATTCTTTTGCCATAGATGACCGAACGCTCTGGTTTGGGCTAGTGCAGGATTATATTCCTGGGGATTCGCTCAAGGATCTCCTTAACAAAGGCAAAAAATTTACCGAAACCGAAGTTCGCAAAATCGCGGTTTCAGTGCTGAAAATTCTGATTTACCTGCACGCACTCAACCCGCCTGTCCTCCACCGCGATATTAAGCCCAGCAACTTAATCTGGGGAGACGACCAAAACGTTTACTTGGTTGACTTTGGGGCGGTGCAAGACCGCGCAACGGCTGAGGGGGCAACGTTTACTGTGGTAGGAACTTACGGTTATGCCCCGATGGAGCAATTTGGCGGTCGCACTGTCCCTGCTTCCGACTTGTACGCCCTGGGCGCAACTTTGGTGCATTTGCTGACGGGTGTGGCTCCTGCCGACTTGCCTCAATCTGATCTGACGATTGAATTTCGCGATCGCACCAGTGCCAGCGATCGCTTACTGACTTGGATTGGAAAATTCATAGAACCCTCCCTCAAGCAACGCTTTAGCCAAGCTCAACAAGCCCTAGATGCACTCAAATCAGGTAGTTTGTCCAACACCACGAGCCGCAAACTCAGCCCGCCTACCAGTACCGGTGTCAAGGTCCAGAGGACTAAAAAACAGCTTATGATCGTGCTTCCTCCCATCAAACAGCCGTTTTGGGCAACACCAGGAGCACAAGTTCAATCCTGGTCAAGAGCAGTTGTTGCACTTCTCATGGGAAGCATGACATTGCCTTTTTTTATTTTCTTTTTTGCTCCATCCCTTCCTGGGTTCGCCATCTTTAGTGGCATCTTTTTGCCCGTGTTATTCAGCTACTTCCTAAATGTCTCTGATCAAGAAAAAATTCTTATTACCCAAGGGATCTTTTCGATTCAGGTATGGCGGTCAAATAGATGGATAGCTAGTAAACGTCAAGACTCTTCTAAAGAGATTCAAGATGTATTCCAAAGCCTACAAATATTGCCTGACAGCAACAAAGCAAAGGAAATGGTTACGATTCAAACTCAAACTGAGCGCTTTTCTTTTGGGCTCGGTTTAAGTGGGGTGGAGTGTGTTTGGATTGCTCAAGAAATTAAAAGCTGGTTAGGGTTGGAGCGTCGATAA
- a CDS encoding serine/threonine protein kinase encodes MLQLQQVIGDRYQLQAQFNDHPVRQTWLADDLAEPEDAANQVIIKLLAVEGSTQWEHVKLFEREAQVLEQLDHPRIPRYYDYFCLEEKPLWFALVEEYIPGASLKELIVQGEKFTELELRDIATAILETLIYLHELSPPVLHRDIKPSNIIWGDDGEIYLVDFGAVQDRAAAEGSTFTVVGTYGYTPLEQFGGRAVPASDLYALGATLIHLVTGVAPADLPQKDLRLQWRDRVSLNPQLLDWIDRLTEPAPENRFSTAREALAALESGLQQQERSRPNSTALTKQPEGTKVQLRKAATELQVEIPARGTGFTLPFLSLGLFFFVCSFLIALSRGYWDWAFGYLILSLTLSFLTYTSVCPTRVYFDKHCFVIYRKILGYIPESPDGSIAEIEDIFLDSAESKVAAGAEPRRRITIQAGMREYSFGEGLSRAECLWLVQEIKSWLNLP; translated from the coding sequence ATGCTACAGCTACAACAGGTGATTGGCGATCGCTATCAACTCCAAGCCCAATTCAACGATCATCCTGTACGGCAGACTTGGTTAGCAGATGACTTAGCGGAACCGGAGGATGCCGCCAACCAGGTCATTATTAAACTACTAGCCGTTGAAGGGAGCACCCAATGGGAGCATGTGAAGCTGTTTGAGCGAGAAGCACAAGTCCTGGAACAGTTAGATCATCCCCGCATTCCCCGATATTACGATTACTTTTGCCTAGAAGAGAAGCCGCTGTGGTTTGCTCTGGTAGAGGAGTATATCCCTGGCGCATCTCTCAAAGAGTTAATCGTTCAAGGTGAGAAGTTTACCGAGTTAGAGCTTCGCGATATTGCCACAGCAATTCTGGAAACGTTGATCTACCTGCACGAACTTAGCCCTCCAGTGCTGCACCGAGACATCAAACCCAGCAATATTATCTGGGGCGATGATGGTGAGATTTATTTAGTAGATTTTGGGGCGGTGCAAGACCGAGCCGCTGCGGAAGGCTCTACGTTTACTGTGGTGGGAACTTACGGTTATACGCCTCTAGAGCAATTTGGCGGTCGTGCCGTTCCTGCTTCCGATCTCTATGCCTTGGGAGCCACTTTGATTCACCTAGTTACAGGCGTTGCTCCTGCTGATTTACCTCAGAAAGATTTGCGGTTGCAATGGCGCGATCGCGTTAGTCTCAATCCTCAATTGCTCGACTGGATCGATCGCCTAACGGAACCTGCTCCGGAAAACCGTTTTAGTACCGCACGTGAGGCTTTGGCTGCGTTGGAATCAGGTTTGCAGCAACAGGAGCGATCGCGCCCAAACTCTACTGCACTGACAAAACAGCCGGAGGGCACCAAGGTCCAACTCCGCAAGGCTGCAACGGAGCTACAAGTGGAAATTCCGGCGCGAGGCACAGGATTTACCTTGCCTTTTTTGTCGTTGGGTTTATTCTTTTTTGTCTGTTCGTTTTTGATTGCACTGAGCCGAGGTTATTGGGATTGGGCCTTTGGCTACTTAATTTTGTCGCTGACGCTCTCCTTTTTGACCTACACCTCCGTTTGCCCGACTCGCGTTTACTTTGATAAACACTGTTTTGTCATTTATAGAAAAATCCTGGGCTATATCCCCGAAAGTCCCGATGGCAGTATTGCTGAGATTGAGGACATCTTTTTAGATAGCGCTGAATCTAAGGTGGCGGCTGGAGCGGAACCTCGACGCAGAATCACGATTCAAGCAGGGATGCGAGAGTACTCTTTCGGGGAAGGTTTGAGTCGGGCTGAGTGTTTGTGGCTGGTGCAGGAAATCAAGAGCTGGCTGAACTTGCCATAA
- a CDS encoding recombinase family protein translates to MAADSVWIVGPTRSGKTTDLVNQFKAWVQAGLDPNGDRQTEPTLKAGHPVSERLQQLMVERSQRARMQETASAILVFAATGDNRLELVDRLTSATQGECPIQSATPIGFFQDEVLLFWPLLVEQLQLKAQFPVRLRPENEQELATRLWRSQLTPEVLQRSGVGEYRLVRRLLDWLQLAALAGIATENIPGILEVGLSGQDWALFGELLCQWRSWCLDRGLLTYGLLCELYWRYLLPNPTYQQHLSRRYQAVLADDVDNYPAIARQLFECLLDHGAVGAFTYNPKGGIRLGLGADPQHLADLATRCQVVELSASVNPGLANQVGLSVVEVVTDPLFLTQLPEAVQSLQTTSRAQLLRQTAQAIVEAVESGQAQPHEIAVIGPGVDAIARYTLREILGKHGIAVESINDQRPLASSAMVRALLTLLTLVYPNLGRLINRDAVAEMLVVLSQTPQPKPPDPSNTSASSFHPSSLLLHPCIDPVRAGLLADHCFEPHPDRPRLLPTTEFPRWDRLGYEATKAYDEIVQWIETQKVQQEQRLVPGAIAILDRAMQKFLWNGSHLPFDQLATLRELMETAQHYWEVDARLRQSENADTPASVTVGNFIQLLRGGTITADPYPVRSSRAANPAVTLATIFQYCSNRLSHRWQFWLDAGSPRWLTGSETLFGAPLFLQNWSSTPWTEADSMAALERRLQRILLDLLGRAGDRVFLCHSDLATNGQEQMGTLLSLVNASVPMVTEPMVAEETLMASSASS, encoded by the coding sequence GTGGCTGCTGACTCTGTTTGGATTGTGGGGCCAACCCGTAGCGGTAAGACGACTGATTTGGTAAACCAGTTCAAAGCTTGGGTGCAAGCGGGGTTAGACCCAAACGGCGATCGCCAAACAGAACCCACTCTCAAAGCGGGGCATCCAGTTTCGGAGCGATTGCAACAATTGATGGTAGAGCGATCGCAACGAGCCCGGATGCAAGAAACGGCCTCCGCCATTTTGGTGTTTGCTGCCACCGGGGATAACCGTCTGGAACTAGTCGATCGCCTGACTTCAGCGACGCAAGGGGAATGCCCCATTCAGTCGGCTACACCAATCGGTTTCTTCCAAGATGAAGTGCTGTTGTTTTGGCCGTTGTTGGTAGAGCAGTTGCAACTGAAAGCGCAATTTCCCGTGCGGCTCCGACCGGAAAATGAGCAAGAACTGGCAACTCGGTTGTGGCGATCGCAACTGACTCCAGAAGTGCTGCAACGCTCCGGTGTGGGAGAGTATCGGCTAGTGCGGCGGCTTTTAGATTGGTTACAACTGGCGGCTCTGGCGGGCATTGCCACGGAGAATATTCCTGGCATTCTTGAAGTGGGACTATCGGGACAAGATTGGGCTTTGTTTGGCGAGTTGTTATGTCAGTGGCGCAGTTGGTGCTTAGATCGCGGCTTGCTCACCTACGGTTTACTCTGCGAACTGTACTGGCGCTATCTCTTGCCCAACCCCACCTATCAGCAACATTTGAGTCGGCGTTATCAAGCAGTCCTAGCCGATGATGTGGACAATTACCCAGCGATCGCTCGGCAGTTGTTTGAATGCTTGCTGGATCACGGTGCTGTAGGTGCGTTTACTTACAACCCTAAGGGTGGCATTCGTCTGGGACTGGGCGCTGATCCGCAGCATTTAGCAGATCTGGCAACGCGATGTCAGGTAGTAGAACTTTCCGCCAGCGTCAATCCTGGCTTAGCGAATCAGGTGGGTTTATCTGTAGTGGAAGTCGTCACCGATCCCTTATTTCTCACTCAGCTACCAGAAGCAGTGCAATCGCTACAAACCACTTCTCGCGCTCAGTTATTGCGGCAAACGGCTCAAGCGATCGTGGAAGCTGTAGAGTCAGGGCAGGCGCAACCCCACGAAATCGCCGTGATTGGCCCCGGTGTGGACGCGATCGCCCGTTACACCCTGCGAGAAATTTTGGGTAAACATGGCATCGCCGTCGAGTCGATCAATGATCAGCGCCCCTTAGCCAGTTCCGCAATGGTGCGAGCTTTACTGACGCTGCTCACTTTGGTCTATCCCAACTTAGGCCGACTGATCAACCGAGACGCCGTCGCCGAAATGCTAGTCGTCCTCAGCCAAACTCCTCAACCCAAACCCCCAGATCCAAGCAACACTAGCGCCTCTTCTTTTCATCCTTCCTCCCTCCTCCTTCATCCTTGTATAGACCCCGTCCGTGCTGGCCTCCTAGCCGATCACTGCTTTGAACCGCACCCCGATCGCCCCCGCTTACTCCCCACCACCGAATTCCCCCGCTGGGATCGCTTGGGTTACGAAGCTACCAAAGCTTATGACGAGATTGTGCAGTGGATCGAAACTCAGAAGGTGCAACAAGAACAACGCTTAGTTCCAGGAGCGATCGCGATTCTCGACCGAGCGATGCAAAAGTTTTTGTGGAACGGCAGTCACCTGCCCTTTGACCAACTGGCGACCCTGCGAGAACTGATGGAAACGGCGCAGCACTACTGGGAAGTGGACGCACGGCTACGACAAAGCGAGAATGCAGACACACCCGCGTCAGTCACGGTGGGCAACTTTATTCAACTGTTGCGGGGTGGCACGATCACCGCCGACCCTTATCCGGTGCGGAGTAGCAGAGCTGCCAACCCAGCCGTGACCCTGGCGACGATTTTTCAGTACTGCTCCAACCGTCTATCTCATCGTTGGCAATTCTGGCTCGATGCGGGTTCGCCCCGTTGGCTGACAGGCTCAGAAACGTTGTTTGGTGCCCCTTTGTTTTTGCAAAACTGGTCGAGTACGCCTTGGACAGAGGCAGATTCGATGGCTGCTCTAGAGCGACGGTTGCAACGGATTTTGCTGGATTTGTTGGGTCGAGCTGGCGATCGTGTGTTTCTCTGCCATAGCGACTTGGCAACGAATGGTCAAGAGCAAATGGGCACGCTGCTGTCGTTGGTGAATGCTTCGGTGCCAATGGTGACAGAACCGATGGTGGCAGAAGAGACACTTATGGCAAGTTCAGCCAGCTCTTGA
- a CDS encoding S1 RNA-binding domain-containing protein, whose protein sequence is MTSQSPRSQATPSFSMDDFARALEQHDYGFQSGQVVRGKVFNYEANGAYVDIGGKSLAFVPTEEAALRRVTDLSAVLPLNEEQEFVIIRDQDADGQVTLSRRRLEMNRVWEEVAELQNSSQSVQVRVTGTNKGGVTVDVRGLRGFIPRSHLVERNDLEALKGQTLTASFLEVDPNRNKLILSNRMATRAASMSNLQIGQLAEGKVTSIKPFGVFVDFSGTTGLLHINQVSNRFIESLAALFEVGQPIQAMIVDLDATQGRISLSTKVLENYPGEMVEQMATVMAEAEARAEKANKKRDRDDT, encoded by the coding sequence ATGACTTCACAATCGCCCCGTTCTCAAGCTACTCCGTCCTTTTCGATGGATGATTTTGCGAGAGCCTTGGAACAACATGACTACGGATTTCAATCAGGTCAAGTTGTGCGAGGAAAAGTGTTCAACTATGAAGCGAATGGCGCTTATGTGGACATTGGTGGTAAATCTCTCGCCTTTGTACCAACTGAAGAAGCTGCCTTGAGACGGGTTACAGATTTATCGGCAGTTCTGCCGCTGAACGAAGAACAAGAATTCGTCATTATTCGTGACCAAGATGCAGATGGTCAGGTGACATTGTCTCGCCGCCGTCTAGAGATGAATCGGGTTTGGGAAGAAGTGGCTGAGCTGCAAAACAGTAGCCAGTCAGTGCAGGTGCGCGTCACAGGTACCAACAAAGGCGGCGTCACCGTGGATGTGCGCGGTCTGCGGGGCTTTATTCCGCGATCGCACTTGGTAGAGCGCAACGACCTGGAAGCCCTCAAAGGCCAAACTCTCACTGCAAGCTTCCTAGAAGTTGACCCCAACCGCAACAAACTCATCCTCTCTAACCGGATGGCAACTCGTGCAGCTAGCATGAGCAACCTGCAAATCGGACAACTGGCAGAAGGAAAAGTCACCAGCATCAAGCCGTTTGGTGTATTTGTAGACTTCAGCGGCACCACGGGGCTACTCCACATCAACCAAGTGAGCAATCGCTTTATCGAATCTCTCGCTGCACTATTTGAAGTGGGCCAACCCATCCAAGCCATGATCGTAGATTTGGATGCGACCCAAGGCCGTATTTCTCTCTCCACTAAAGTTCTAGAAAACTACCCTGGAGAAATGGTGGAGCAAATGGCAACCGTCATGGCCGAAGCAGAAGCCCGCGCCGAAAAAGCCAACAAGAAGCGCGATCGCGATGATACTTAA
- a CDS encoding alpha/beta hydrolase, with protein MIFTPLDFLLRWLAGLFSIALLGGGIYILHEWYEGDLISNNWLIAGSLMTLWSFVGFLPLLLFRRPGKDEPKAIRSNAVRKIPRPDGSEIHVEFYGPVDAQPIIFTHGWGPNSTVWYYAKRQLGDRFRLVIWDLPGLGKSKKPQNEDYSLGKFAGDLEAVLSVAGDRPAILLGHSMGGMIILTFCRLFREQLRDRVAGIVLVDTTYTNPLKTAILSRFLQALQKPLIEPLLHLTIWLSPLFWLISGLSYLNGSMHITTEISGFTGRETRGQLNFSTILGLIAQPGILARGVLAMLRYEEQATLPTVDVPALVIAGRSDIATVPAAHEYMSSQIPNAELKFLRPAGHMGLMERNEQFSEAVASFTTACSLFKGLA; from the coding sequence ATGATATTTACGCCCCTCGATTTTCTGCTGCGATGGCTGGCAGGACTTTTCTCGATCGCGCTGCTAGGCGGCGGAATCTACATTCTGCACGAATGGTATGAAGGGGATTTAATCTCAAACAACTGGTTGATCGCAGGTTCACTGATGACCCTTTGGTCATTTGTAGGTTTCCTGCCACTCCTACTCTTCCGCCGTCCTGGCAAGGATGAACCTAAAGCCATTCGCAGTAATGCGGTTCGCAAGATTCCTCGACCGGATGGCAGCGAAATTCATGTTGAGTTTTACGGTCCCGTCGATGCTCAACCGATTATCTTCACCCACGGTTGGGGACCGAATAGCACTGTTTGGTACTACGCCAAGCGACAACTGGGCGATCGCTTTCGTTTAGTAATTTGGGACTTACCAGGACTCGGTAAATCTAAAAAGCCGCAAAACGAAGACTACTCCCTAGGAAAATTTGCTGGTGACCTAGAAGCAGTGTTGTCAGTGGCAGGAGACAGGCCAGCGATACTCCTCGGGCACAGCATGGGTGGCATGATCATCCTCACCTTTTGCCGCTTGTTTCGGGAGCAGTTGCGCGATCGCGTTGCTGGCATCGTTTTGGTAGATACAACCTATACAAACCCGCTAAAAACCGCAATTCTCAGCCGCTTTTTACAAGCACTCCAGAAACCTTTAATAGAGCCGCTATTACACCTAACCATTTGGTTATCACCGCTGTTTTGGCTAATCAGTGGCTTGAGCTACCTCAACGGTTCCATGCACATCACCACTGAAATTTCTGGATTTACCGGACGAGAAACGCGCGGTCAGCTCAATTTCTCCACGATTCTAGGACTGATTGCTCAACCAGGCATCTTAGCGCGAGGTGTGTTAGCGATGTTGCGCTACGAGGAGCAAGCCACGCTACCAACGGTTGATGTGCCAGCGCTCGTCATTGCAGGTCGTTCAGATATTGCTACTGTGCCCGCTGCCCACGAATACATGAGCAGTCAGATTCCCAACGCCGAATTAAAGTTTCTTCGCCCCGCCGGACACATGGGCCTAATGGAACGCAACGAACAGTTTTCCGAAGCCGTTGCCTCATTTACTACTGCTTGTTCTCTCTTTAAAGGCTTGGCCTAG
- a CDS encoding TMEM165/GDT1 family protein encodes MLTAFTAGLSLITVSELGDKTFFIAAILAMRHPRRWVFTGAVLALALMTILSVLLGQTVSLFPKTLMHYLEVILLAGFGLKLLYDAQQMPAENACDEAEEAMNVVKEAEEKLPQRQTWLAICIEAFSLTFVAEWGDRTQFATIFLSAAQNPIGVTLGAILGHAICAAIAVFSGRMLCQRISERFMTAVGGLLFLVFAGVAWLEGNH; translated from the coding sequence GTGCTAACAGCCTTTACCGCTGGGTTATCGCTAATTACGGTTTCCGAATTAGGAGACAAAACTTTCTTTATCGCGGCAATTTTAGCGATGCGTCACCCGCGTCGGTGGGTGTTTACGGGTGCAGTTTTAGCGCTTGCCCTCATGACTATTTTGTCTGTGCTGTTGGGGCAAACGGTTTCCCTGTTTCCCAAGACCCTGATGCACTATCTGGAAGTCATTTTACTCGCTGGCTTTGGGCTGAAGCTCTTGTATGACGCTCAGCAAATGCCTGCCGAGAACGCCTGTGACGAAGCCGAAGAAGCCATGAATGTGGTTAAGGAAGCGGAAGAAAAGTTACCTCAGCGCCAAACTTGGTTAGCCATTTGCATTGAGGCTTTCTCGCTGACTTTCGTCGCTGAATGGGGCGATCGCACGCAATTCGCCACCATTTTTCTATCTGCGGCTCAAAATCCGATTGGTGTCACTTTAGGAGCAATTCTGGGTCATGCCATTTGTGCCGCGATCGCCGTATTCAGTGGCCGCATGCTCTGTCAGCGCATCTCTGAACGATTCATGACCGCTGTAGGTGGCTTGCTCTTCCTCGTTTTTGCCGGAGTTGCCTGGTTAGAAGGGAATCACTAG
- a CDS encoding tetratricopeptide repeat protein — protein MTEKRRRWIINVVLILAVVAFVGFSLFPLLGDAFKADRSGGEPTPSSAQATPSAKQEELKAQVKGYEAVLQREPDNQTALRGLVEARLQLQDIKGVVEPLEKLAKLNPDQSRYGVLLAQAKQYAGDREGAAEAYRTLLTAQPGDMIALQGLVGLLIEQKRPEAAVGLLQDTLKSADEANQVKPGSVDVPSVQLLLGQVYAEQKRYDEAIAIYDEAIKSSGKDFRPVLAKALVFKQQGKDEAAKPLFNSAISLAPAEYKDQINQLASGKPPTPPTAAPTTAPNQAPINTPTPQPSPVAP, from the coding sequence GTGACTGAGAAGCGGCGTCGCTGGATCATTAATGTTGTGCTAATTCTGGCAGTCGTTGCCTTTGTCGGCTTTTCTCTGTTCCCGCTCCTAGGGGATGCTTTTAAGGCCGATCGCTCTGGGGGTGAGCCAACTCCCTCCTCAGCTCAAGCCACGCCAAGCGCAAAGCAGGAAGAATTGAAGGCTCAAGTCAAAGGATATGAGGCCGTTTTGCAGCGAGAACCAGACAACCAAACGGCTTTACGGGGGTTGGTAGAGGCGCGGCTGCAACTACAAGACATCAAGGGTGTAGTAGAGCCTTTAGAAAAGCTGGCCAAGCTGAATCCTGACCAAAGTCGCTATGGAGTGTTGCTGGCCCAAGCTAAGCAGTATGCAGGCGATCGCGAAGGAGCGGCAGAAGCGTATCGCACCCTTTTGACCGCACAGCCAGGAGATATGATCGCGTTGCAAGGGTTGGTGGGCTTGCTAATTGAGCAGAAACGACCTGAAGCTGCGGTGGGCTTGCTGCAAGACACCCTCAAAAGTGCCGATGAAGCGAATCAGGTGAAACCCGGAAGCGTAGATGTGCCCTCAGTTCAGTTGCTACTGGGGCAGGTGTACGCGGAGCAAAAACGCTACGATGAAGCGATCGCGATTTACGACGAAGCAATCAAGAGCAGCGGCAAAGATTTCCGTCCCGTGTTAGCCAAAGCCCTTGTCTTCAAGCAGCAGGGTAAGGATGAAGCCGCCAAACCCTTGTTCAACTCTGCCATCAGCCTAGCGCCCGCTGAATACAAAGATCAGATTAACCAACTGGCTAGTGGTAAACCGCCAACACCACCCACAGCAGCCCCGACCACTGCGCCGAATCAGGCACCTATCAATACCCCAACGCCTCAACCCTCCCCTGTTGCACCTTAA
- a CDS encoding homocysteine biosynthesis protein encodes MRTITEINDKISRQAAVVCTAEEVKARVAEVGVAQTAKTVDVVTTGTFEPMESSGAILNLGHTDPPIKIRQCWLDGVLAYSGFGAVDLYLGATQVVDYPGMAEAADGEENRERGGGHVIEDLIAGKPVQLRALGQVTDCYPRAAFETTITRDTINQFYLFNPRNLYQNFIVGVNGGDRPLFTYLGPLQPRLGNAVYSNPGAISPLLNDPDLELIGIGSRIFLGGGTGYIAWEGTQHFPLQKRLPNRAPIGPAATLALIGDAKEMDSRWVRGCYFKNYGPSLMMGVGIPLPVLHEEVIARCAVQDKDLVAPIVDFSIPRRVRPTFGLISYAQLKSGRITIDGKPVRVASLASIFLSRQVATELKQWIEAGKFLLSESVAPIPQDRAFMPQNLWGSQVSLD; translated from the coding sequence ATGCGAACGATTACTGAAATTAACGACAAAATTAGCCGACAAGCTGCCGTAGTTTGCACAGCGGAAGAAGTCAAAGCCAGAGTCGCAGAAGTTGGAGTGGCCCAAACAGCCAAAACCGTGGATGTGGTCACAACAGGTACGTTTGAGCCAATGGAATCATCGGGAGCCATCCTGAACCTGGGCCATACTGACCCACCGATTAAGATTCGGCAATGCTGGCTCGATGGAGTTTTGGCTTATTCAGGATTCGGTGCGGTTGATCTCTACTTAGGCGCAACCCAGGTGGTCGATTACCCTGGCATGGCAGAGGCCGCTGATGGGGAAGAAAATCGCGAAAGAGGTGGGGGACATGTCATCGAAGATTTGATTGCCGGTAAACCTGTACAACTGAGAGCTTTAGGACAAGTGACAGACTGTTATCCAAGGGCTGCTTTTGAGACGACGATTACCCGTGACACTATTAACCAGTTTTACTTATTCAATCCCCGCAACCTATACCAAAATTTCATTGTGGGGGTGAATGGAGGCGATCGCCCACTTTTTACTTATCTAGGCCCTTTACAGCCTCGCCTAGGCAATGCAGTTTATTCCAACCCAGGTGCAATTTCACCCCTACTGAATGACCCAGACTTAGAACTAATTGGCATTGGCTCTCGCATTTTTCTAGGCGGTGGCACGGGCTACATCGCTTGGGAAGGCACCCAACACTTCCCGCTGCAAAAGCGCTTGCCTAACCGGGCTCCCATCGGCCCTGCGGCCACACTAGCCTTAATTGGGGATGCCAAAGAAATGGATTCGCGTTGGGTCAGGGGTTGCTACTTTAAAAACTACGGCCCCTCGCTCATGATGGGAGTTGGCATACCATTACCTGTCCTCCACGAAGAAGTCATCGCTCGCTGTGCCGTGCAGGATAAAGATTTAGTCGCACCCATTGTCGATTTCTCAATTCCTCGCCGCGTCCGCCCCACCTTTGGCTTAATCAGTTATGCCCAACTCAAATCGGGGCGAATTACGATTGATGGCAAACCTGTCCGTGTGGCTTCCTTGGCTAGCATCTTTCTGTCGCGCCAAGTTGCCACAGAGCTAAAGCAGTGGATTGAGGCAGGCAAATTCTTGCTCAGTGAATCGGTGGCTCCCATTCCTCAAGACCGCGCTTTTATGCCCCAAAATTTGTGGGGTTCTCAGGTGAGCCTAGATTAA